A genomic region of Actinomycetota bacterium contains the following coding sequences:
- a CDS encoding heme lyase CcmF/NrfE family subunit: MVAVGRFAILLALAVSLYGVVAALVGVRTRREKAVRSAEDALRAVAICLTVASIVLFRALLTHDFSLEYVAQYSSRSLSVFYTISSFWAGQAGSLMLWAWVLALYAAAVAHQNRHKNRDLMPYVAATLSAVTLLFTFLLAFSQNPFASLSVIPADGQGLNPLLQNYGQFFHPITVYMGYVGFTIPFAFCIAALATGNLGDAWVKTVRKWTLWAWLFLGIGIVFGGRWAYVELGWGGYWAWDPVENASLMPWLVGTAYLHSVMIQEKKGMLKIWNVSLAVGAFVLALFGTFLTRSGIVSSVHAFAESNVGPYLIAAILLVVLVSGWLIVYRLPELRSEAVMESAFSREASFLLNNLLLVAITFAVFWGTMFPVIAQAVRGVEVSVGPPFFEAVVGPIGIALIALVGVCPLLAWRKATGRNFRRNFRTPFAAGVVALGVFLVIIKGHRGLVGFLALSAFVTTTILVEFYRGAKVRRRIRGEGWTKALGRLFVFSPRRYGGYLVHFGVILLVLGIAIHMGFKHETRATLKIGETARVGGYTLRLDSITTSETPAKFALVAKLTVLDAKTNKRIGLMRPEKAFYENQEQPTTEVGIRSTVVEDLYVIIESADPVRRIASFAFLVNPAVFWVWFGGVIMLGGGLIVAWPMRRPEKEVSDARETAAASSAR, from the coding sequence GTGGTAGCAGTCGGTAGATTCGCGATTCTGCTCGCGCTGGCCGTTTCCCTGTACGGGGTGGTCGCGGCTCTCGTCGGCGTGCGCACCCGACGTGAGAAGGCCGTTCGCAGTGCCGAGGACGCGTTGCGCGCGGTCGCGATTTGCTTAACCGTCGCATCGATCGTGCTCTTCCGCGCCTTGCTGACGCACGACTTCAGCCTTGAGTACGTTGCGCAGTACTCGAGCCGGTCGCTGTCGGTCTTTTACACGATCAGTTCTTTTTGGGCGGGGCAGGCCGGGTCGCTGATGCTGTGGGCGTGGGTGCTGGCGCTGTACGCCGCGGCGGTGGCCCACCAGAACCGACACAAGAACCGTGACTTGATGCCGTACGTTGCCGCGACGCTTTCGGCGGTGACGTTGCTGTTCACGTTCTTGCTGGCGTTCTCTCAGAACCCCTTTGCGAGCCTTTCGGTCATCCCGGCCGACGGCCAAGGGCTGAACCCGCTGCTGCAGAACTACGGGCAGTTCTTCCACCCGATCACGGTCTACATGGGGTACGTCGGGTTCACGATCCCCTTCGCGTTCTGCATTGCGGCTCTCGCGACGGGCAACTTGGGTGACGCGTGGGTCAAGACTGTTCGCAAGTGGACGCTGTGGGCGTGGCTGTTCCTTGGGATCGGAATCGTTTTCGGCGGACGCTGGGCGTACGTCGAGCTTGGATGGGGCGGCTACTGGGCCTGGGATCCTGTCGAGAACGCGAGCTTGATGCCCTGGTTGGTTGGGACCGCGTATCTGCATTCGGTGATGATCCAAGAGAAGAAGGGAATGCTGAAGATCTGGAACGTGTCGCTGGCGGTGGGGGCATTCGTTCTGGCCCTGTTCGGCACGTTCCTGACTCGGTCTGGAATCGTTTCTTCGGTGCATGCGTTTGCTGAGTCCAACGTGGGTCCGTACCTGATCGCCGCGATTCTGCTGGTCGTGCTGGTCTCGGGCTGGTTGATCGTTTACCGGCTCCCGGAGCTGCGTAGCGAAGCGGTGATGGAGTCGGCGTTCTCTCGCGAGGCTTCGTTCCTGCTGAACAACTTGCTGCTGGTTGCGATCACCTTCGCGGTCTTCTGGGGGACGATGTTCCCCGTGATCGCGCAAGCGGTCCGGGGCGTCGAGGTCTCGGTCGGGCCGCCGTTCTTCGAGGCGGTCGTGGGCCCGATCGGGATCGCGCTGATTGCCCTGGTCGGCGTATGCCCTTTGCTCGCGTGGCGCAAGGCGACCGGACGCAACTTCCGACGCAACTTCCGGACTCCGTTTGCTGCGGGTGTCGTCGCCCTTGGGGTGTTCTTGGTGATCATCAAGGGTCACCGCGGCTTGGTCGGGTTTCTCGCGTTGTCGGCCTTCGTGACGACGACGATCCTGGTCGAGTTCTACCGCGGAGCGAAAGTGCGGAGGCGAATTCGCGGAGAAGGATGGACGAAGGCTCTCGGGCGCTTGTTCGTCTTCAGTCCGCGCCGCTATGGCGGGTATCTCGTCCACTTCGGAGTGATTCTGCTGGTGCTTGGTATTGCCATCCATATGGGCTTCAAGCATGAGACTCGGGCAACCCTGAAGATCGGGGAGACGGCGCGCGTCGGAGGCTATACCTTGCGGCTCGACAGCATTACAACCTCGGAGACGCCGGCGAAGTTCGCGCTCGTCGCCAAACTCACCGTCTTGGACGCCAAGACGAACAAGCGGATCGGTCTGATGCGTCCGGAGAAGGCGTTCTACGAAAACCAAGAGCAGCCGACGACGGAGGTGGGGATCCGGTCGACGGTCGTCGAGGACCTCTACGTCATCATCGAGTCTGCTGATCCCGTCCGCCGGATCGCGTCCTTTGCGTTCCTCGTCAATCCGGCTGTGTTCTGGGTGTGGTTCGGTGGGGTCATCATGCTCGGCGGCGGGTTGATCGTCGCGTGGCCGATGCGCCGACCGGAGAAGGAGGTGTCCGATGCTCGGGAGACCGCAGCGGCATCGAGTGCGCGCTAG
- a CDS encoding cytochrome c biogenesis protein, with protein sequence MTQQRVAAPPESPAAKRIPLWKILALPTVALMGVLVYAALALAPEDADQGPAQRIFYIHVPSAWIAFLAFAVVFVASVALLATGKRKWDDRAVASAEVGVVFTTVVMLTGPLWARPVWGVYWEWDPKLTAVFILWLIYMSYLALRSYVPDPSRRARFSAVLGIAGFLDVPIVYLAVRWWRGLHPEAVVLGKGGPQLPASMLQILLFGVFTFTLLYLVLFTLRLHVGRLRSAQEEVQA encoded by the coding sequence ATGACGCAGCAACGCGTCGCGGCTCCACCGGAGTCGCCGGCAGCGAAGCGGATCCCGCTCTGGAAGATCTTGGCCCTGCCGACGGTCGCTTTGATGGGGGTTCTGGTGTACGCCGCCCTCGCGCTAGCTCCCGAGGACGCCGACCAGGGCCCGGCGCAGCGGATCTTCTACATTCATGTCCCCTCCGCGTGGATCGCGTTTCTTGCCTTTGCGGTGGTGTTCGTCGCCAGCGTCGCTCTGCTGGCGACCGGGAAGAGGAAGTGGGACGACCGCGCGGTGGCGTCGGCTGAGGTCGGCGTGGTGTTCACGACGGTCGTGATGCTGACGGGGCCGCTGTGGGCTCGTCCGGTATGGGGAGTGTATTGGGAGTGGGACCCCAAGCTCACCGCAGTGTTCATTCTGTGGCTCATCTACATGTCGTACTTGGCGCTTCGCAGCTACGTTCCGGATCCCTCACGGCGCGCGCGCTTCTCGGCGGTTCTGGGAATCGCCGGTTTCCTCGACGTGCCGATCGTCTACCTCGCGGTGCGCTGGTGGCGCGGGCTGCACCCCGAGGCCGTGGTCTTGGGCAAGGGCGGACCTCAACTCCCAGCGTCGATGCTGCAGATCCTGCTCTTCGGTGTATTCACGTTCACGTTGCTTTACCTGGTGCTGTTTACGTTGCGGCTGCATGTCGGCAGGTTGCGTTCGGCCCAGGAGGAGGTCCAGGCATGA
- a CDS encoding heme exporter protein CcmB translates to MSRLRPALLIAAKDLRVEMRTKDILPAVGLFALLVVTVASFAFPTSGPGREGVAAGMLWMAFLFAGLLGMGRSFALESEEACIAGLVASPAPSESIFIGKLLSNLVFTLAAEAAILPAFLVLLQLNPGPGLPLLLVTSVAGTFGIVVVGTLLSAMAVNTRTREAILPILAIPISVPALIASVQATQAALEGKDIAAAAPWLFLLVGYGAMFLLVALATFPYVLEE, encoded by the coding sequence ATGAGTCGCCTTCGCCCCGCGTTGCTGATTGCCGCTAAGGATCTCCGCGTAGAGATGCGCACCAAGGACATCTTGCCCGCCGTCGGGCTGTTCGCACTCCTCGTGGTCACAGTCGCGAGCTTCGCGTTCCCGACTTCCGGGCCGGGCCGCGAGGGTGTCGCAGCCGGGATGCTCTGGATGGCGTTCCTGTTCGCCGGACTGCTCGGCATGGGACGCAGTTTCGCTCTGGAAAGCGAGGAGGCCTGCATTGCCGGTCTGGTCGCGTCGCCGGCTCCGAGCGAGTCGATCTTCATCGGGAAGCTGTTGTCGAATCTCGTGTTCACGCTCGCGGCGGAAGCAGCAATCCTGCCGGCGTTTCTCGTGCTCTTGCAGTTGAATCCGGGTCCGGGCTTACCTCTGCTTCTTGTGACTTCGGTTGCAGGGACTTTTGGTATTGTGGTTGTGGGGACGCTGCTCTCGGCCATGGCGGTAAACACGCGAACCCGTGAGGCGATTCTGCCGATCTTGGCGATCCCGATTTCGGTCCCAGCGTTGATCGCCTCGGTGCAGGCTACCCAGGCCGCGCTGGAGGGGAAGGACATTGCCGCGGCCGCGCCGTGGCTGTTCCTGTTGGTCGGATACGGCGCCATGTTCTTGCTGGTCGCACTTGCCACGTTCCCCTACGTCCTCGAGGAGTGA